A genome region from Conger conger chromosome 16, fConCon1.1, whole genome shotgun sequence includes the following:
- the LOC133115119 gene encoding dexamethasone-induced Ras-related protein 1-like, giving the protein MIKKITPSENEFDIPAKNCYRMVILGSTKVGKTAIISRFLNERFDDQYTPTIEDFHRKFYSIKGDVYQLDILDTSGNHPFPAMRRLSILTGDVFILVFSLDSRDSFQEVQRLKQQIFETKSCLKNKTKENVDVPLVICGNKGDREFYREVQEDEIQQLVAGDDQCAYFEISAKRNTNVDRMFQTLFTMAKLPNEMSPDLHRKVSVQYSDMLHRKSFRSKKIKDGDAYGIVAPFARRPSVHSDLMYIREKAIGGGQAKDKERCVIS; this is encoded by the exons ATGATCAAGAAAATTACGCCTTCGGAGAACGAGTTTGACATCCCAGCAAAAAACTGTTACAGGATGGTAATTCTGGGTTCAACCAAAGTCGGCAAGACAGCGATCATCTCCCGGTTCCTGAACGAAAGGTTCGACGACCAGTACACGCCGACTATTGAAGACTTCCATAGGAAATTCTACAGCATTAAGGGGGATGTTTACCAATTGGACATTCTGGACACCTCTGGGAATCACCCTTTCCCTGCAATGAGGAGGCTATCCATTCTAACAG GTGATGTATTTATCCTGGTGTTCAGCCTGGATAGCAGAGACTCCTTCCAGGAGGTTCAGCGTCTGAAGCAACAGATCTTCGAGACCAAATCTTGCCTGAAAAACAAGACCAAAGAGAACGTGGACGTTCCCTTGGTGATCTGCGGAAACAAAGGCGACCGTGAGTTCTACAGAGAGGTCCAAGAGGATGAGATCCAGCAACTGGTAGCAGGCGACGACCAGTGCGCCTACTTCGAGATCTCGGCAAAAAGGAACACTAACGTGGACCGCATGTTTCAGACGCTGTTCACGATGGCCAAACTTCCCAACGAAATGAGCCCAGACCTCCATCGGAAAGTCTCGGTGCAGTACTCCGATATGCTTCACAGAAAGTCTTTCAGAAGCAAGAAGATTAAAGACGGAGATGCGTACGGAATCGTGGCGCCGTTCGCCAGGCGTCCAAGCGTGCACAGTGACTTAATGTACATAAGAGAAAAGGCGATCGGCGGCGGTCAGGCGAAAGATAAAGAGCGCTGTGTTATCAGCTAA